The segment GCTGGCCTAGACGGCGCAGTGGTTGCAGGCAAAATGCTTGAGTCTAACGATAGCAACTTTGGTTTCGACGCTCAAAACCTTGAGTATGTTGATATGATCAAAGCCGGTATCATTGACCCAACTAAAGTGGTTCGTACTGCCTTGCAGGACGCCGCTTCTATCGCTGGTTTAATGATCACAACCGAAGCATTGGTCACCGATGCTGAAGATGACAGCAAGCCAAGCGGCGGCGCACCTGATATGGGCGCTATGGGCGGCATGGGCGGAATGGGTGGCATGGGCTTCTAGTCCAAACACTTTAACGCACTAAGAATCAGGGCTGGAGAGAAATCTCCGGCCCTTTTTCTTTTCTAACTTCTCGCTCGCCTCCTCGCCACTCGTCATTGCCCAACTTGTTCGGGCAATGACGGTAGAAAAACATGACATAAATTTAACATCCCGACCACTTGCAACTGATTCTCACTTACTATATAGTCTTCGCGTAATGGAGAAACACATGAAATTCTTAACACTCGCCCTCACCCTTGCTTTGATTGCCGTTAATGCAAACGCGATGGAAACTCGTGAGATTATTATTAAGGATCACAAATTTATACCAGAGGTACTGACCATCCCGGCTGACACTCGTGTAAAATTACTCGTAAAGAATCAAGACCCAACCGCCGCCGAGTTCGAAAGCGACGATTTCAAACGCGAGAAGATCCTCCCCGGCAATAGCCAAGCAAATATCTTCATCCCCGCGCTGCCAGTCGGCGAATATAAATTTTTCGATGAATTTAACGTCGACACCACCCAAGGCATTTTAAAGGTCGAATAGATAATGTACGGCGTTAGCATATTTGTATTACGAGAAGTGTTTGAAATTGCACTCATCATCAGCGTCATGCTCGCCGCAACACGCGGTCTTAGCGGACGCATGCCTTACATCTGGGGCGGCATGGTTGCCGGTGCTGCGGGTGCTGCCGTGATCGCCGCCTTCACCAGCACCATCAGCCAACTAGCCGATGGTATGGGGCAAGAAATCCTCAATGCCGGCATCCTCCTGACTGCCGCCGCAATGATTGGCTGGACGGCGATCTGGATGCGCGTACATGGCCGCGAGCTGTCTCAAAACATCAAAAGCGCTGCCAATAACAACTCCATGTGGATACTCTTCACTATCATCGCCCTCGCCGTATTCCGCGAAGGCGCAGAGATGGTACTTTTCTCTTTCGGCGCCCATGCTCAAGGCACTACATGGTTCGAAATTAGCGAAGGTGCCGTGATCGGCCTTATTGGCGGCGTGGTCATCGGCACGCTCTTCTATCTGGGCATGATCAAGCTCTTCGCCCGCCATTTTCTTAGCATCACGAGTACGCTCCTGACCTTCCTAGCCGCGGGCTTAGCCGCCAAAGGCGTCTATTACCTCGCCATGGTCGGCTTGGTGCCAGAATTTGGTTACCAGCTATGGGATAGCAGCTTCCTCGTCAGCAATGAAAGCATCCTCGGCGAATCCCTCGGCGTGCTACTAGGCTATAACGCCACCCCATCCGGCATTGAGCTAATGGTTTACGTCGCCACCCTAGCCCTCATTTACAGCGGTTTGAGAGCCTCACAGAAAAGCCACTCCTCCTAAGGGGGAGTGCTTAAGCTGCTAAACCACTCGTCAAAAACTGTGTCAGACGGCGACTGAATGCGGCAGGGTCAGAAATTTCCTCACCCTCCGTAATCTTCGCTTGGTCTAGCAACAGCCACGCCATATCTTCGGCTTTGGCATTACGTCCCTGATCACCGATATTCTCAGCCAAGGCCTTAATCACCTGATGGTCAGGATTAATTTCCAGAATTTTGGCATAGGCCGTATCGGGCAGCTGCTTATTCTCGCGCATGAAGCGTTCCATTCGGATATCCATATCACCCTCAGCGACCGCCAAACAAACCGGGCTTTCCGACAGTTTATTCGTGGTACGCACTTGCTTTACAGACTCGCCGTAAATCTCTTGAAGCATCGTAACGAGCACCTCCATTTGACCAGATTCCTTCTCGTCTTCCTTGCTTTCCTCCGCCTTATCATCATCGGTATATTTATCGAGATCATTGCTGGCTTTGGTGACAGACTTGAACTGCTTACCCTTATATTCATTCACCACATTCACCCAGAAATCATCGACATGGTCATGCAGCAATATCACATTGATGCCATGCTTCTTGAAGCCCTCTAATTGTGGGTGATGGCGCAACGTTTCAAGCTTCTCTCCGGTCAGGTAATAGATCGTATTCTGATCTTCCTTCATGCCTTCAACATACGCATCCAGCGTGGTCGTAGAATCCCCTTCCGAGGTACTAAACATACAGGTTTCTAAGATACGTTCCTTCATCTGGCTCTGCTCGCACAGACCTTCCTTCAGCACGGCACCAAAATTATTCCAGAATTTCGTATATTCTTCCGGCTCTTTTTCGGATTTCTTCTTGAGCGTCATCAGCACTTTTTTGGTGATAGAATCCTGAATCTTTTGCAACATCGGATTATCTTGCAACGTCTCGCGGCTGATATTTAGCGGCAAGTCTTCGCTATCGACCACCCCACGCAAGAAGCGTAGATAAGCCGGCACAATCTCTACGTTTTCATCCGTAATAAACACGCGCTTCACGTAAAGCTTCACACGGCGGCGACGCTCCTGATTAAACAAATCAAATGGCTGCTGCGAGGGAATAAACAACAAGTTCGTATAGCTGAGATTGCCTTCAATTTTATTATGCAAGATCGCCCAAGGCTCATCAGGCTGATGCGCTACGTGGTTGTAAAATTCTTTATACTGCTCATCCTCAATATCCTTGGTCGGGCGAGTCCAAAGCGCCGCCGCTTCATTGAGCTGATTGCTCTCACCCTCTTCATCGGTGAAATGGATAGGGAAGCTAATATGGTCCGAATAGGTTTGTGCAATATGGCTGATACGGTGCTTATCGGCATATTCCTCAGAATCGGCGCGCAAGTGTAGGATGATTTCCGTACCGCGCGTAAATTCATCCGTCACAGGCTCTAACGTAAATTCGCCCTCGCCTTCGGATTCCCATGTCCACGCTTCTTTCTCACCCGCTTTAAGCGAGCGAACAGTGACTTTATCCGCCACCATATAGGCCGCATAGAAACCCACACCAAATTGACCAATCAACGAGGTATCCTTCGCCGAGTCACCCGTTAGCGCTTCCATAAATTCGCCCGTGCCAGATTTTGCAATCGTGCCGAGATTCGCCACGAGATCATCACGGCTCATGCCAATACCATTATCGCGAAGGGTCAGCGTACGTTCGCCCTCATTGGACGAAATGGCAATGCTCAACTCTGCATCTTTACCTAGCAGCTTATCGTTCGAGAGCGCTTGATAGCGAAGCTTATCGCACGCATCGGATGCATTAGAAATCAGCTCGCGCAAGAAAATATCTTTATTGGTATAAAGCGAGTGAATCATCAGCTTCAGCACCTTGGAAATTTCCGCACTAAATTCGTGTTTCTCTACTTTAGATTCAGTCTTTTTAGACTCAGTCTTTTTCTTCGTTTTAGCTTCGGCCATTTTCTTACTCCCATTACCCGTCATTACAAGAAGCGTTAGCGACGCAGCAATGGCGATATTATTTACCTACAGAGGATATGGTGCAGTTAAGTGGGATTTCAAGAGGCAGAATTGTCATCAAACGGTAATATTAGAGGTGTATAATGTAGCATCCTCAATACATTCATGCAGTTCGTAGTAAACCAGCGCTTTAGTTTGGTATTTGCGGGAGAAACCTTCCATGACATCCGTACGATGCTCATAAACCCGACGAATTAAATTCGTCGTCATACCAATATATAACGTGCCGTTGCGCTCACTCGCTAAGATATAAATAGCAGGTTGTTTCATATTCTCACTGGATACCCGCCTACGCGGGTATTTCGGTTAAGAAAGTTTTGCCTTAAGCACTTCATTCACCGCCTGCGGATTCGCTTTGCCTTGGCTGGCTTTCATCACTTGGCCGACGAAGAATCCGAATAGCTTGTCTTGACCGCCTTTATAAGCTGCTACTTTATCGGCATTGGCCGCCAGCACTTCATCAATCATCGCTTCAATCGCGCCCGTATCGGTCACTTGGCGTAGACCTTCTTCTTCGACGATCGTCGCCGCATCTGCGCCCGTTTCAAACATTTTATCGAGCACGTCTTTGGCGATCTTACCAGAGATGGTATTATCTTCCATAAGCGCCAGCAAACCACCAAAGGCTTGTGGCGAAACAGGAGAATCTTCAATGTCTTTTTCCAGCTTATTGAGGCGCGCGAAAAGTTCGCCTGTCATCCAATTCGCCGCAAGCTTGGCGTTATTATCATTGGCCACTTGCTCAAAATACTCCGCCGAGGCTTTATCCGATACAAGCACCGATGCATCGTAAGGCTTTAGCCCCATATCGGTGATGTAGCGTTGTTTTTTATCATCCGGAAGCTCTGGCAAAGTCGCACGAATTTTCTCGACATACTCATCTGAAAATTCGAGTGGTAGCAAATCAGGGTCCGGGAAATAGCGATAATCATGCGCATCGGCTTTGCTGCGCATACTACGTGTTTCGTTCTTGGCGGAATCATAGAGGCGCGTTTGTTGGTCAATCTCGCCGCCCGCTTCCAAAATCTCCACCTGACGATTCGCTTCAAACTCAATCGCCTTTTGCAAGAAACGCATGGAGTTCAGGTTCTTAATTTCACAACGGGTACCAAGCTCAGTCTCGCCCACTTTACGCACGGATACATTCGCATCGCAACGCATGGAACCTTTTTCCATATCACCATCACACGTACCGAGATAACGCACGATAGAACGCAGCTTTTTCATATAAAGCGCCGCTTCTTCAGGCGTGCGCATATCAGGCTCAGAAACAATCTCCATCAAGGCAACGCCCGAACGGTTAAGGTCAATGAACGTGCTATCCGGCGAATGCTCGTGCATCGATTTCCCGGCATCTTGTTCCATATGCAGGCGGGTAATACCGATTTCGCGGATCGTGC is part of the Rickettsiales bacterium genome and harbors:
- a CDS encoding cupredoxin domain-containing protein, producing the protein MKFLTLALTLALIAVNANAMETREIIIKDHKFIPEVLTIPADTRVKLLVKNQDPTAAEFESDDFKREKILPGNSQANIFIPALPVGEYKFFDEFNVDTTQGILKVE
- a CDS encoding FTR1 family protein; protein product: MYGVSIFVLREVFEIALIISVMLAATRGLSGRMPYIWGGMVAGAAGAAVIAAFTSTISQLADGMGQEILNAGILLTAAAMIGWTAIWMRVHGRELSQNIKSAANNNSMWILFTIIALAVFREGAEMVLFSFGAHAQGTTWFEISEGAVIGLIGGVVIGTLFYLGMIKLFARHFLSITSTLLTFLAAGLAAKGVYYLAMVGLVPEFGYQLWDSSFLVSNESILGESLGVLLGYNATPSGIELMVYVATLALIYSGLRASQKSHSS
- the htpG gene encoding molecular chaperone HtpG; protein product: MAEAKTKKKTESKKTESKVEKHEFSAEISKVLKLMIHSLYTNKDIFLRELISNASDACDKLRYQALSNDKLLGKDAELSIAISSNEGERTLTLRDNGIGMSRDDLVANLGTIAKSGTGEFMEALTGDSAKDTSLIGQFGVGFYAAYMVADKVTVRSLKAGEKEAWTWESEGEGEFTLEPVTDEFTRGTEIILHLRADSEEYADKHRISHIAQTYSDHISFPIHFTDEEGESNQLNEAAALWTRPTKDIEDEQYKEFYNHVAHQPDEPWAILHNKIEGNLSYTNLLFIPSQQPFDLFNQERRRRVKLYVKRVFITDENVEIVPAYLRFLRGVVDSEDLPLNISRETLQDNPMLQKIQDSITKKVLMTLKKKSEKEPEEYTKFWNNFGAVLKEGLCEQSQMKERILETCMFSTSEGDSTTTLDAYVEGMKEDQNTIYYLTGEKLETLRHHPQLEGFKKHGINVILLHDHVDDFWVNVVNEYKGKQFKSVTKASNDLDKYTDDDKAEESKEDEKESGQMEVLVTMLQEIYGESVKQVRTTNKLSESPVCLAVAEGDMDIRMERFMRENKQLPDTAYAKILEINPDHQVIKALAENIGDQGRNAKAEDMAWLLLDQAKITEGEEISDPAAFSRRLTQFLTSGLAA
- a CDS encoding GIY-YIG nuclease family protein, whose translation is MKQPAIYILASERNGTLYIGMTTNLIRRVYEHRTDVMEGFSRKYQTKALVYYELHECIEDATLYTSNITV
- the gatB gene encoding Asp-tRNA(Asn)/Glu-tRNA(Gln) amidotransferase subunit GatB, producing the protein MSEPYIIKGNTGDWEVVLGLEVHAQIATKAKLFSGSATEFGAEPNTQVSFVDAAMPGMLPVINDVAVEQAVRTGLGLKAQINNRSVFDRKNYFYADLPQGYQISQFLDPIVGEGVLLLDMPDGTIREIGITRLHMEQDAGKSMHEHSPDSTFIDLNRSGVALMEIVSEPDMRTPEEAALYMKKLRSIVRYLGTCDGDMEKGSMRCDANVSVRKVGETELGTRCEIKNLNSMRFLQKAIEFEANRQVEILEAGGEIDQQTRLYDSAKNETRSMRSKADAHDYRYFPDPDLLPLEFSDEYVEKIRATLPELPDDKKQRYITDMGLKPYDASVLVSDKASAEYFEQVANDNNAKLAANWMTGELFARLNKLEKDIEDSPVSPQAFGGLLALMEDNTISGKIAKDVLDKMFETGADAATIVEEEGLRQVTDTGAIEAMIDEVLAANADKVAAYKGGQDKLFGFFVGQVMKASQGKANPQAVNEVLKAKLS